One genomic segment of Leptolyngbya subtilissima AS-A7 includes these proteins:
- the cutA gene encoding divalent-cation tolerance protein CutA, producing the protein MSPPSLGVVLVTAGSEAEAESLARHLVEAHLAACVSVLSIRSVYRWQGKIHTEPEWQLIVKADLSQFDAIAQAITQHHSYEVPEIIALPIVAGLPDYLSWLQAQVQPS; encoded by the coding sequence ATGTCGCCCCCATCCCTAGGAGTCGTTTTGGTCACCGCTGGCTCTGAGGCCGAGGCCGAGAGCTTGGCCCGCCATTTGGTGGAGGCCCATCTAGCGGCCTGCGTTAGCGTGCTGTCGATCCGTTCTGTTTACCGTTGGCAGGGCAAAATCCACACCGAGCCCGAGTGGCAGCTGATCGTCAAAGCCGACCTCAGCCAGTTTGATGCGATCGCCCAGGCCATCACCCAGCACCACAGCTATGAGGTGCCCGAGATTATCGCTCTACCGATTGTGGCTGGTTTGCCTGACTACTTGAGCTGGCTCCAGGCCCAGGTGCAGCCGTCCTGA
- a CDS encoding pentapeptide repeat-containing protein, with product MPQFWEPAVPLVAPRESGASPTRHRSIMHIKYFLELYEAGYRDFTGISLAGGDFSHHILVDVDLSRANLKGANLSRSFLTQANLDYATLNWANLSFAKMSETHLNQADLTKANLRGSFLVRADLRNAKLSGCDLCHANLRNADLREANLCGANLTGANLRGANLSGANLSWAHLTGARLSGADLERTCMDAVNLEGAWLNGVDLHGMNLAGANLKEAKLNGANLDHANLSSANLTHTTMRGVSLLGADLSGSDLTGAVLWNGMLDGVDLSRADLTRAHLGEASLKAAVVVGTEFTESVLPEEARTYLYETVQGETRWTHRPARETLNQSQFVDRIPQQ from the coding sequence ATGCCCCAGTTTTGGGAACCTGCCGTGCCATTAGTCGCCCCCCGTGAGTCTGGCGCTTCCCCGACTCGCCATAGAAGCATTATGCACATTAAATATTTCCTCGAGCTTTACGAAGCTGGCTATCGTGACTTCACTGGCATTAGCCTGGCCGGTGGTGACTTTAGCCATCACATTTTGGTAGACGTGGACCTCAGCCGCGCCAATCTCAAAGGTGCCAACCTTAGCCGCTCCTTTCTCACCCAGGCCAACCTCGACTACGCCACCCTCAACTGGGCGAACCTGAGCTTTGCCAAAATGAGCGAGACTCACCTGAACCAGGCTGACCTCACCAAGGCCAACCTGCGTGGCTCCTTCTTAGTGCGAGCTGACCTGCGCAATGCCAAACTCAGCGGCTGCGACCTGTGCCATGCCAACCTGCGCAATGCCGATTTGCGGGAGGCCAATCTCTGCGGCGCTAACCTGACCGGGGCCAATTTGCGCGGCGCGAACCTGAGCGGGGCCAACCTATCCTGGGCGCATCTCACCGGGGCCCGACTCAGTGGGGCCGACCTAGAGCGCACCTGCATGGATGCTGTCAACCTGGAAGGAGCCTGGCTCAACGGCGTCGACCTACACGGCATGAATTTGGCCGGGGCCAACCTCAAAGAGGCCAAACTCAACGGGGCCAACCTCGACCACGCCAACCTCAGCTCGGCCAATCTTACCCACACCACCATGCGCGGGGTGAGTTTATTAGGGGCCGACCTCAGCGGCTCTGATCTGACCGGGGCCGTATTGTGGAACGGCATGCTTGACGGCGTAGATCTATCGCGGGCTGACCTCACCCGTGCCCACTTGGGGGAGGCGTCTCTTAAAGCCGCCGTGGTGGTGGGCACTGAGTTCACCGAGTCGGTGCTGCCGGAAGAAGCTCGCACCTACCTCTACGAAACAGTGCAAGGGGAAACCCGTTGGACCCACCGTCCAGCCCGGGAAACTTTGAACCAGTCGCAGTTTGTCGATCGCATTCCCCAGCAGTGA
- a CDS encoding DUF2834 domain-containing protein encodes MNRLIFWGVWLGFILYAFILAPPNRPDTAELILKLSTGAWEGINPTVIALFNAMGIWPMVYAAVALVDGHGQKQRAWPFVVVSFAVGAFALLPYLALRQPNPSFNGPKSALLRLLESRWLGAALAAGAIALAAFALLKGDWPDFWQQWQTSRFIHVMSLDFVALWLLFPVLLRDDMARRGMSQPWVVAAVLALPLIGACLYLALRPAIEESPVAEGVGA; translated from the coding sequence ATGAATCGATTGATTTTTTGGGGCGTTTGGCTTGGGTTTATTCTGTATGCATTTATACTTGCTCCTCCCAATCGCCCCGACACCGCTGAACTGATCTTAAAACTTTCCACAGGCGCGTGGGAGGGCATTAACCCTACCGTCATAGCCCTGTTTAACGCTATGGGAATTTGGCCAATGGTCTACGCTGCGGTGGCTTTGGTAGACGGCCACGGACAAAAGCAGCGGGCCTGGCCCTTTGTGGTGGTGTCGTTTGCGGTGGGGGCTTTTGCGCTGCTGCCCTACTTAGCTCTGCGACAGCCTAACCCCAGCTTTAACGGCCCCAAGAGCGCTCTGCTGCGCCTGTTGGAATCTCGCTGGCTGGGAGCGGCCCTGGCAGCTGGGGCGATCGCCCTAGCCGCCTTTGCATTACTTAAAGGTGACTGGCCTGATTTTTGGCAGCAGTGGCAGACCAGCCGCTTCATCCACGTGATGTCGCTGGACTTTGTTGCCCTGTGGCTGTTGTTTCCGGTGCTGCTGCGCGACGACATGGCCCGCCGGGGCATGAGTCAGCCCTGGGTGGTAGCGGCGGTGCTGGCCCTGCCGTTGATAGGCGCTTGTTTATATCTAGCGCTGAGGCCGGCTATTGAGGAGAGTCCGGTAGCAGAGGGCGTGGGAGCGTGA
- a CDS encoding tetratricopeptide repeat protein → MADNHWLTRAERALVVGSGVGAVASIAAQNIALASAPLTVLAAVGLLNRTRVEQQLEEAQEKLARQHRQTGHRLTNLTKQVTAMPSPEALTNFQRAVMDRNNHSFIRFAKQINGLKAHVDQRLEALPVPDLADINQQITQLQEQSAAAQVSFENLNTYIQRLATAPRVEAAENKLSQVKTDLMQTRVSLENLRSETRILVTNLQDALGQIDRRWQEFPQTNAPGQYRAGMGEVVKAMAALVPQSEFSRLVDHVKELTRQQTRLEQALTKIPVGTVNGLPATPPSTAELERLTAEVQHLQQQVSRQETAGHTQEQVQQVVSQYLGQVKAQVAQLEGVTRSLSERQQQFTSQLVTAPDDTANRKALMQLARRVQQTETELKTSRQEPVAIAKPLPLPQPDWIIDFPVANAVEPQAMASRQALETALKTATRRVLLVWPWASYVTIDDGLLEQFRQLLDRGGQLEIGWCHRGDQHDGRLAWRISQRWGTESSQLQLLKASLNQLLPLRENYPERFKFRIMGTAESYLVCDSGSSAPSDAMGNTYAVVSLKALPTQSAAIPDLDAKLRTAEPAVVQALMQRFHDPAIPPGDTVAFFNRGTTRHDLRDQPGAISDYSQVINLQPDHAIALNNRGVAQLELNQVEAAEADLSEAILQNGKLFAPHCNRGWLRLEQRRYAAAIADFTQAVTLKPHLPMAYVYRGSALHKLGDFKGAVRDYSDAIACGDPIALPYCYRSAAYQSQGDQARAIADLERASAYLEAQGDRQGLSSVQRTLSRLQSMTA, encoded by the coding sequence GTGGCCGATAATCATTGGTTGACAAGGGCCGAACGCGCTCTGGTTGTAGGGTCTGGCGTCGGTGCCGTAGCGTCGATTGCTGCCCAAAACATTGCTCTGGCCTCGGCACCGCTCACGGTGCTGGCAGCGGTTGGGCTACTCAACCGCACCCGCGTTGAGCAGCAGCTTGAAGAAGCCCAGGAAAAGCTCGCCCGCCAGCACCGCCAGACCGGGCACCGCCTCACCAACCTGACAAAACAGGTGACGGCTATGCCTTCGCCCGAGGCGCTGACCAACTTTCAGCGGGCGGTGATGGATCGCAACAACCACTCCTTCATCCGCTTTGCTAAGCAAATCAACGGCCTCAAAGCCCACGTTGACCAGCGACTTGAGGCGCTGCCCGTTCCTGACCTAGCCGACATCAACCAGCAGATTACCCAGCTCCAGGAGCAGTCGGCTGCGGCCCAGGTGAGCTTCGAAAACCTCAACACCTACATACAGCGGCTGGCTACCGCGCCTCGAGTAGAGGCCGCTGAAAACAAGCTCTCCCAAGTCAAAACCGACCTGATGCAGACGCGGGTAAGTCTTGAGAACCTGCGTTCAGAAACCCGCATTCTAGTCACCAACCTGCAAGACGCCTTGGGGCAAATCGATCGCCGCTGGCAGGAGTTTCCCCAGACCAATGCCCCTGGCCAATACCGGGCCGGAATGGGGGAGGTGGTCAAGGCCATGGCTGCCCTGGTGCCCCAGTCAGAATTTAGTCGGCTAGTGGATCACGTTAAAGAATTGACTCGCCAGCAAACCCGCCTAGAGCAAGCCCTCACCAAAATTCCGGTGGGCACGGTAAACGGGTTGCCGGCGACACCGCCCAGCACCGCCGAGCTAGAGCGCCTGACCGCTGAGGTGCAGCATTTGCAGCAGCAGGTCAGCCGCCAGGAAACCGCTGGCCACACCCAGGAACAGGTGCAGCAGGTGGTGTCGCAATACCTGGGACAGGTGAAGGCCCAGGTGGCCCAGCTGGAGGGAGTAACGCGATCGCTCTCCGAACGGCAGCAGCAGTTCACTAGCCAGCTGGTCACCGCCCCCGACGACACCGCCAACCGCAAAGCCCTAATGCAGCTAGCCCGGCGGGTGCAGCAGACCGAAACCGAGCTTAAAACCTCGCGCCAAGAGCCCGTAGCCATAGCCAAACCGCTGCCCTTACCCCAGCCCGACTGGATCATTGACTTCCCCGTGGCCAACGCCGTCGAACCCCAAGCCATGGCCAGCCGCCAGGCTCTTGAGACTGCCCTTAAAACCGCCACGCGGCGGGTGCTGCTGGTGTGGCCCTGGGCGAGCTACGTCACCATTGACGACGGCCTGCTAGAGCAATTTCGCCAGCTGCTCGATCGCGGTGGCCAGCTCGAGATTGGCTGGTGCCACCGAGGCGACCAGCACGATGGCCGCCTGGCGTGGCGCATCAGCCAGCGCTGGGGCACCGAGTCAAGCCAGCTACAGTTGCTCAAGGCCTCCCTCAATCAACTCTTGCCCCTGCGAGAAAACTACCCCGAGCGCTTCAAGTTCAGAATTATGGGCACCGCCGAGAGCTATCTGGTCTGCGACAGCGGCAGCAGCGCCCCCTCTGACGCCATGGGGAACACCTACGCCGTAGTCAGCCTCAAGGCGCTGCCTACCCAGAGCGCTGCCATCCCCGATCTAGACGCCAAGCTGCGCACCGCCGAACCCGCTGTCGTCCAAGCCCTCATGCAGCGCTTCCACGACCCGGCCATTCCCCCTGGGGACACTGTGGCCTTCTTTAACCGAGGCACCACCCGCCACGACCTGCGCGACCAACCTGGGGCGATTAGCGACTATAGCCAGGTAATTAACCTCCAGCCCGACCACGCCATTGCCCTCAACAACCGCGGGGTGGCCCAGCTCGAACTCAACCAGGTCGAGGCCGCCGAGGCTGACCTCAGTGAGGCGATTCTGCAAAACGGCAAGCTGTTTGCTCCCCACTGCAACCGGGGCTGGCTGCGCCTAGAGCAGCGCCGCTACGCCGCAGCGATCGCTGACTTTACCCAAGCGGTGACTCTCAAGCCCCACCTGCCTATGGCCTATGTATACCGGGGCAGTGCCCTGCACAAGCTGGGCGACTTCAAAGGCGCGGTGCGCGACTACAGCGACGCCATTGCCTGCGGCGACCCCATTGCGCTGCCCTACTGCTACCGTAGCGCTGCCTACCAGAGCCAGGGCGATCAGGCCAGGGCGATCGCCGACCTGGAGCGAGCCAGTGCCTATCTCGAGGCCCAAGGCGATCGCCAGGGTCTCTCCTCCGTGCAGCGCACCCTGAGCCGGTTGCAGAGTATGACAGCGTAG